The DNA sequence ttACCttacttcttcttttctcctttttgctCCCAATATTTAACTAGACATCACTCTCCGATCAGTGATGGCTCGTTTTGCAATATTTATGCTTTTGATTGCTTTGGTTACTATGTTAGTTTGTGTTGCTCCATGTTTTGAAGCAAGAAGACAATTGAACAACATGGATAAGAAGAAGGTCACTAACCTGGCTTCTTCGGCCCCATGCAAAGAAGGTCATGTTTATGGCAACTTGAATCCTGGCCCTAGTCCTGGAGCCGGCCATTCTGGCCCACCTGGTCCTGGAATGGACCATGTTTATGGCAACTTGAATCCTGGCGCCGGCCATTCTAACCCGCCTGGTCC is a window from the Solanum stenotomum isolate F172 unplaced genomic scaffold, ASM1918654v1 scaffold1971, whole genome shotgun sequence genome containing:
- the LOC125850827 gene encoding uncharacterized protein LOC125850827, whose translation is MARFAIFMLLIALVTMLVCVAPCFEARRQLNNMDKKKVTNLASSAPCKEGHVYGNLNPGPSPGAGHSGPPGPGMDHVYGNLNPGAGHSNPPGPGMGHVYGNLNPGPSHGAGHFGPPDPGMGQTFGKLNHGPSPGAGHSGPPGPGIGHIYGNLNPSPSLGAGHSGPPGPGMGLGEF